A genomic region of Papaver somniferum cultivar HN1 chromosome 7, ASM357369v1, whole genome shotgun sequence contains the following coding sequences:
- the LOC113294752 gene encoding uncharacterized protein LOC113294752, with protein MASQKLNGRRELLQDKNIANFIEEIKDLRPISLIHGAYKIVSKVLVERFKQTLSIIISQHQTVFVKKRQILDGVLIANELIDSRLRSGKPGILWKRQWIRCRVEFTRFSVLVNGGATGYFKSMKGIRQDDPISPFLFLLVGEALTFMIRRAQEQGILSVFQVKDGGLLVSHLQFADNTLIFLDAYIEQVKNLRLILLSFEMLTGLKINFSKSHIFGVGYDGDLNVFSSLIGCYNGVLPTIYLGLTLGDKCGGLAKWDKVVDKFIARLPGWKKPLLSKAGKITLINIVLATLPVYYMSLFEILVVVLKKLEKIMRDFKKFGGLGIKNLKLVNQALLSKWSWRYATENDLMWKRIIDEKYGLNDVVWSPKLPKCTYGRSVWKSIMKSNSSFLKFVRFKVNNGALVRFWQLYAHPIKTCYPNFFALSKAKHLFVAEMCVLIGNLAAWNLQTPRRLNTAARVELNLLMVDLKSFQFTLNKEDELYWPFTSNKCFSRFLIKNVPDSCVFCAAMETTSHLLLHCDFAKKVWDALTIKLIWLFAMPRDVIPALQA; from the exons ATGGCCTCACAGAAGCTCAATGGGAGGAGAGAGCTACTGCAAGACAAGAATATTGCAA ACTTCATTGAGGAAATTAAAGATTTGAGACCAATTAGTCTCATTCATGGGGCTTATAAGATTGTTTCTAAAGTTCTTGTTGAGAGATTCAAGCAGACTTTGTCTATTATAATTTCTCAGCATCAAACTGTTTTTGTCAAGAAGAGGCAAATCCTAGATGGAGTTTTAATAGCTAATGAACTCATTGATTCTAGACTCAGGAGTGGAAAACCAGGAATTCTTTGGAAG AGGCAATGGATCAGATGTCGTGTTGAATTCACAAGATTCTCTGTTCTTGTTAATGGGGGTGCAACTGGTTACTTCAAAAGCATGAAAGGGATCAGGCAAGATGACCCAATTTCACCTTTCTTATTTCTTTTAGTGGGGGAAGCACTCACTTTTATGATTAGAAGAGCTCAAGAGCAGGGTATTCTTTCTGTTTTTCAAGTCAAGGATGGAGGTTTGCTGGTTAGTCATTTGCAGTTTGCAGATAACACTCTCATTTTTCTTGATGCATACATTGAGCAAGTTAAAAATCTAAGACTAATCCTTCTTTCTTTTGAGATGCTGACAGgtctaaaaatcaatttttctaaAAGTCATATCTTTGGTGTGGGTTATGATGGGGATTTAAAtgttttttcttctcttattGGTTGTTACAATGGTGTCTTGCCTACTATTTATCTTGGTTTGACTTTGGGTGATAAGTGTGGTGGTCTGGCTAAATGGGACAAAGTGGTGGACAAATTTATAGCAAGATTACCTGGCTGGAAAAAACCTCTCTTGTCAAAAGCAGGTAAAATAACTCTTATTAACATTGTTCTTGCTACTCTTCCAGTTTACTACATGTCACTTTTTgaaattcttgttgttgttttaaaGAAGCTTGAAAAAATCATGAGGGACTTT AAGAAGTTTGGAGGTCTAGGCATTAAGAACTTGAAGTTGGTTAATCAAGCCCTTCTTTCTAAATGGTCTTGGAGATATGCTACTGAGAATGATCTCATGTGGAAAAGAATTATAGATgagaaatatggtttaaatgATGTTGTTTGGTCACCTAAGTTACCAAAGTGTACTTATGGCAGGTCTGTTTGGAAATCAATTATGAAGAGTAATTCTTCGTTTCTGAAGTTTGTCAGATTCAAGGTTAACAATGGTGCTCTTGTGAGATTTTGGCAGTTGTATGCACATCCAATTAAAACTTGTTATCCAAACTTCTTTGCTCTTTCCAAAGCTAAGCATCTTTTTGTGGCTGAAATGTGTGTGTTAATCGGCAACTTAGCTGCTTGGAATCTTCAAACTCCTAGAAGATTGAATACTGCTGCAAGAGTGGAGCTTAATCTTCTTATGGTTGATCTTAAATCTTTTCAGTTCACTCTAAATAAGGAAGATGAACTCTACTGGCCTTTCACTTCAAACAAATGCTTTTCT AGATTTCTTATTAAGAATGTGCCTGATTCTTGTGTTTTCTGTGCTGCCATGGAAACAACTTCTCATCTGCTTCTGCACTGTGATTTTGCAAAAAAGGTTTGGGATGCTTTAACTATTAAGTTAATATGGCTCTTTGCAATGCCTAGAGATGTTATTCCTGCTTTGCAAGCTTGA
- the LOC113292731 gene encoding myb family transcription factor PHL11-like isoform X1, translating to MERAYGYETTGVVLSRDPKPRLRWTPDLHDRFVDAVTRLGGPDKATPKSVLRMMGLKGLTLYHLKSHLQKYRLGKQGKKESNFDQNTDSAGNSDGHGHAHAPMHSPSPSSGASLGNHEAEIPFAEAIRYQIDVQRKLHEQLEVQKKLQMRIEAQGKYLQAILDKAQTNLSLDTNSTGNFDATKTQLTNFNLALSGLMDNMVEQENQQVIAEQHDLTSNSDALLLNDTEISRNHNSAFQLYREGDHEEINKKDQQVKIKVEGGSLHFDLNINGNYEFFRAKGNELDLKMQPQM from the exons ATGGAGAGAGCATATGGTTATGAAACCACAGGAGTAGTACTATCTAGAGACCCGAAGCCGCGATTAAGGTGGACACCTGATCTTCATGATCGATTTGTCGATGCTGTCACACGGCTTGGAGGACCAGATA AGGCAACACCCAAATCAGTGTTAAGAATGATGGGACTCAAGGGATTGACATTATACCATTTGAAAAGCCATCTGCAG AAATATAGGCTGGGAAAACAGGGAAAGAAGGAAAGCAATTTTGATCAAAACACAGATAGTGCGG GAAATTCAGATGGACATGGACATGCACATGCACCCATGCATTCACCATCACCAAGTAGCGGTGCTTCACTGGGAAACCATGAAGC AGAAATCCCGTTCGCAGAAGCAATAAGGTACCAAATTGATGTACAAAGAAAACTACATGAGCAACTGGAG GTTCAAAAGAAATTACAAATGAGAATTGAAGCACAAGGGAAGTATTTACAAGCAATATTAGACAAAGCTCAAACAAACCTGTCATTAGATACGAATTCAACAGGGAATTTCGATGCAACAAAAACTCAACTTACAAACTTCAATCTAGCTTTATCAGGGTTGATGGATAACATGGTTGAACAAGAAaaccaacaagtgattgcagaacaaCATGATTTAACTAGTAATAGTGATGCTTTATTATTGAACGATACTGAAATTAGTAGGAATCATAATTCAGCTTTTCAGTTATATAGAGAAGGAGATCACGAAGAGATCAATAAGAAAGACCAACAAGTAAAGATAAAAGTCGAAGGTGGTTCGCTTCATTTTGATCTTAATATAAACGGAAATTACGAGTTTTTTAGAGCAAAAGGAAATGAGCTTGATTTGAAGATGCAGCCACAAATGTGA
- the LOC113292731 gene encoding myb family transcription factor PHL11-like isoform X2, whose product MERAYGYETTGVVLSRDPKPRLRWTPDLHDRFVDAVTRLGGPDKATPKSVLRMMGLKGLTLYHLKSHLQKYRLGKQGKKESNFDQNTDSADGHGHAHAPMHSPSPSSGASLGNHEAEIPFAEAIRYQIDVQRKLHEQLEVQKKLQMRIEAQGKYLQAILDKAQTNLSLDTNSTGNFDATKTQLTNFNLALSGLMDNMVEQENQQVIAEQHDLTSNSDALLLNDTEISRNHNSAFQLYREGDHEEINKKDQQVKIKVEGGSLHFDLNINGNYEFFRAKGNELDLKMQPQM is encoded by the exons ATGGAGAGAGCATATGGTTATGAAACCACAGGAGTAGTACTATCTAGAGACCCGAAGCCGCGATTAAGGTGGACACCTGATCTTCATGATCGATTTGTCGATGCTGTCACACGGCTTGGAGGACCAGATA AGGCAACACCCAAATCAGTGTTAAGAATGATGGGACTCAAGGGATTGACATTATACCATTTGAAAAGCCATCTGCAG AAATATAGGCTGGGAAAACAGGGAAAGAAGGAAAGCAATTTTGATCAAAACACAGATAGTGCGG ATGGACATGGACATGCACATGCACCCATGCATTCACCATCACCAAGTAGCGGTGCTTCACTGGGAAACCATGAAGC AGAAATCCCGTTCGCAGAAGCAATAAGGTACCAAATTGATGTACAAAGAAAACTACATGAGCAACTGGAG GTTCAAAAGAAATTACAAATGAGAATTGAAGCACAAGGGAAGTATTTACAAGCAATATTAGACAAAGCTCAAACAAACCTGTCATTAGATACGAATTCAACAGGGAATTTCGATGCAACAAAAACTCAACTTACAAACTTCAATCTAGCTTTATCAGGGTTGATGGATAACATGGTTGAACAAGAAaaccaacaagtgattgcagaacaaCATGATTTAACTAGTAATAGTGATGCTTTATTATTGAACGATACTGAAATTAGTAGGAATCATAATTCAGCTTTTCAGTTATATAGAGAAGGAGATCACGAAGAGATCAATAAGAAAGACCAACAAGTAAAGATAAAAGTCGAAGGTGGTTCGCTTCATTTTGATCTTAATATAAACGGAAATTACGAGTTTTTTAGAGCAAAAGGAAATGAGCTTGATTTGAAGATGCAGCCACAAATGTGA